A window from Schistosoma haematobium chromosome 1, whole genome shotgun sequence encodes these proteins:
- the DOLPP1_1 gene encoding Dolichyldiphosphatase 1 (EggNog:ENOG410V53I~COG:I), translating into MATERSWKPLSLFYVEYPEADAFGKLLAYSSMVPIFIIFSIITLIMSRRDLHTIFYFCGCLINELSNYFLKYIIKQPRPFPTIHLGIKSSGMPSNHAQFMGFFCVYIGFFLFIRLVKPLLIRLFRLNQRSFSRQFTTFVYLVCASVTAVVCYSRYLEFLIISRVYLLYHTSTQVLVGIIIGGIFGMIWFLIVQYAITPIFPRFTDSWIGQLLMLQDFTHINNLMHFEYTIVQNYIHRTKSERPT; encoded by the exons ATGGCTACTGAGCGTTCCTGGAAGCCTCTCAGTCTTTTTTACGTAGAATATCCTGAAG CTGATGCTTTCGGAAAGCTACTGGCGTATTCTAGTATGGTGccaatatttataattttcagCATCATAACCCTTATTATGTCGAGAAGAGATTTGCATACG atattttatttttgtggTTGCCTGATCAATGAGTTGagtaattattttctcaaataCATCATTAAGCAGCCAAGGCCTTTCCCAACCA TTCACCTAGGTATTAAATCATCAGGTATGCCTTCAAACCACGCGCAATTCATGGGCTTTTTCTGTGTTTACATTGGATTTTTCCTATTCATAAGGTTAGTGAAGCCTTTGCTTATTCGATTATTTAGGCTCAATCAGCGATCCTTCAGTCGCCAGTTCACAACATTTGTTTACTTAGTCTGTGCATCAGTTACTGCAGTAGTTTGCTATAGCAGGTACCTAGagtttttaattatttcaagGGTTTATTTATTGTATCATACTTCTACTCAAGTTTTAGTTGGGATCATAATAGGTGGAATTTTCGGGATGATCTGGTTCCTAATTGTTCAGTATGCGATAACACCAATATTTCCGCGGTTCACTGATAG tTGGATTGGTCAATTATTAATGTTGCAAGACTTTACACATATCAACAATCTTATGCATTTTGAATATACTATTGTGCAGAATTACATTCA TAGGACGAAATCCGAAAGGCCCACGTAA
- the DOLPP1_1 gene encoding Dolichyldiphosphatase 1, variant 3 (EggNog:ENOG410V53I~COG:I~SECRETED:SignalP(1-16)): MVPIFIIFSIITLIMSRRDLHTIFYFCGCLINELSNYFLKYIIKQPRPFPTIHLGIKSSGMPSNHAQFMGFFCVYIGFFLFIRLVKPLLIRLFRLNQRSFSRQFTTFVYLVCASVTAVVCYSRYLEFLIISRVYLLYHTSTQVLVGIIIGGIFGMIWFLIVQYAITPIFPRFTDSWIGQLLMLQDFTHINNLMHFEYTIVQNYIQPSKLQLKRKDIIVTKDTCTSTWIH; this comes from the exons ATGGTGccaatatttataattttcagCATCATAACCCTTATTATGTCGAGAAGAGATTTGCATACG atattttatttttgtggTTGCCTGATCAATGAGTTGagtaattattttctcaaataCATCATTAAGCAGCCAAGGCCTTTCCCAACCA TTCACCTAGGTATTAAATCATCAGGTATGCCTTCAAACCACGCGCAATTCATGGGCTTTTTCTGTGTTTACATTGGATTTTTCCTATTCATAAGGTTAGTGAAGCCTTTGCTTATTCGATTATTTAGGCTCAATCAGCGATCCTTCAGTCGCCAGTTCACAACATTTGTTTACTTAGTCTGTGCATCAGTTACTGCAGTAGTTTGCTATAGCAGGTACCTAGagtttttaattatttcaagGGTTTATTTATTGTATCATACTTCTACTCAAGTTTTAGTTGGGATCATAATAGGTGGAATTTTCGGGATGATCTGGTTCCTAATTGTTCAGTATGCGATAACACCAATATTTCCGCGGTTCACTGATAG tTGGATTGGTCAATTATTAATGTTGCAAGACTTTACACATATCAACAATCTTATGCATTTTGAATATACTATTGTGCAGAATTACATTCA ACCCTCAAAACTTCAGTTGAAGAGAAAAGATATCATTGTTACAAAAGATACATGTACAAGTACTTGGATCCACTGA
- the DOLPP1_1 gene encoding Dolichyldiphosphatase 1, variant 4 (EggNog:ENOG410V53I~COG:I) codes for MATERSWKPLSLFYVEYPEADAFGKLLAYSSMVPIFIIFSIITLIMSRRDLHTIFYFCGCLINELSNYFLKYIIKQPRPFPTIHLGIKSSGMPSNHAQFMGFFCVYIGFFLFIRLNQRSFSRQFTTFVYLVCASVTAVVCYSRVYLLYHTSTQVLVGIIIGGIFGMIWFLIVQYAITPIFPRFTDSWIGQLLMLQDFTHINNLMHFEYTIVQNYIHRTKSERPT; via the exons ATGGCTACTGAGCGTTCCTGGAAGCCTCTCAGTCTTTTTTACGTAGAATATCCTGAAG CTGATGCTTTCGGAAAGCTACTGGCGTATTCTAGTATGGTGccaatatttataattttcagCATCATAACCCTTATTATGTCGAGAAGAGATTTGCATACG atattttatttttgtggTTGCCTGATCAATGAGTTGagtaattattttctcaaataCATCATTAAGCAGCCAAGGCCTTTCCCAACCA TTCACCTAGGTATTAAATCATCAGGTATGCCTTCAAACCACGCGCAATTCATGGGCTTTTTCTGTGTTTACATTGGATTTTTCCTATTCATAAG GCTCAATCAGCGATCCTTCAGTCGCCAGTTCACAACATTTGTTTACTTAGTCTGTGCATCAGTTACTGCAGTAGTTTGCTATAGCAG GGTTTATTTATTGTATCATACTTCTACTCAAGTTTTAGTTGGGATCATAATAGGTGGAATTTTCGGGATGATCTGGTTCCTAATTGTTCAGTATGCGATAACACCAATATTTCCGCGGTTCACTGATAG tTGGATTGGTCAATTATTAATGTTGCAAGACTTTACACATATCAACAATCTTATGCATTTTGAATATACTATTGTGCAGAATTACATTCA TAGGACGAAATCCGAAAGGCCCACGTAA
- the DOLPP1_1 gene encoding Dolichyldiphosphatase 1, variant 2 (EggNog:ENOG410V53I~COG:I~SECRETED:SignalP(1-16)) has translation MVPIFIIFSIITLIMSRRDLHTIFYFCGCLINELSNYFLKYIIKQPRPFPTIHLGIKSSGMPSNHAQFMGFFCVYIGFFLFIRLVKPLLIRLFRLNQRSFSRQFTTFVYLVCASVTAVVCYSRYLEFLIISRVYLLYHTSTQVLVGIIIGGIFGMIWFLIVQYAITPIFPRFTDRPSKLQLKRKDIIVTKDTCTSTWIH, from the exons ATGGTGccaatatttataattttcagCATCATAACCCTTATTATGTCGAGAAGAGATTTGCATACG atattttatttttgtggTTGCCTGATCAATGAGTTGagtaattattttctcaaataCATCATTAAGCAGCCAAGGCCTTTCCCAACCA TTCACCTAGGTATTAAATCATCAGGTATGCCTTCAAACCACGCGCAATTCATGGGCTTTTTCTGTGTTTACATTGGATTTTTCCTATTCATAAGGTTAGTGAAGCCTTTGCTTATTCGATTATTTAGGCTCAATCAGCGATCCTTCAGTCGCCAGTTCACAACATTTGTTTACTTAGTCTGTGCATCAGTTACTGCAGTAGTTTGCTATAGCAGGTACCTAGagtttttaattatttcaagGGTTTATTTATTGTATCATACTTCTACTCAAGTTTTAGTTGGGATCATAATAGGTGGAATTTTCGGGATGATCTGGTTCCTAATTGTTCAGTATGCGATAACACCAATATTTCCGCGGTTCACTGATAG ACCCTCAAAACTTCAGTTGAAGAGAAAAGATATCATTGTTACAAAAGATACATGTACAAGTACTTGGATCCACTGA
- the NAA20_1 gene encoding N(alpha)-acetyltransferase 20, NatB catalytic subunit (EggNog:ENOG410VBF4~COG:S), with translation MYTETYSIGFYLHYLAKWPEYMRVLESPTLTCFERNSTCLSDIPHTDDSQNPSPKVLSIPSTCQRLMGYMMAKSEGHGVDWHGHVTALSVAPEYRRLRLATQLMLELEETSERKRCYFVDLFVRASNKLGIDIYSKLGYIIYRRVLNYYWGSVEDEDAFDMRKALSADVLKRSVIPMTRPIRPEELEHP, from the exons TATAGTATCGGATTTTATCTGCATTATTTGGCAAAATGGCCAGAGTATATGCGAGTCCTAGAATCACCCACACTAACCTGTTTTGAAAGAAATTCGACATGTCTTTCGGATATTCCACACACAGATgattcacaaaacccatctcCCAAGGTATTATCAATACCGTCTACGTGTCAACGACTTATGGGCTATATGATGGCGAAGTCAGAAGGTCATGGAGTGGACTGGCATGGTCATGTCACAGCGCTGTCGGTGGCTCCTGAGTATCGTCGTTTGAGATTAGCTACTCAACTAATGCTAGAGTTAGAAGAAACTTCCGAACG GAAACGATGTTACTTTGTTGATCTATTCGTACGTGCATCTAACAAACTGGGCATAGATATTTATAGTAAATTGGGATATATTATATACCGCAGAGTCTTAAATTACTACTGGGGTTCCGTTGAAGATGAAGATGCTTTCG ATATGAGAAAAGCACTTTCAGCGGATGTGCTTAAACGATCTGTCATACCAATGACGAGGCCGATACGTCCAGAAGAATTAGAACATCCATGA